From Streptomyces sp. HUAS MG91, the proteins below share one genomic window:
- a CDS encoding DUF6507 family protein: MTGWDIDPAGVSGVLSKSGTAAKDMSKAGGAMQKDLESASSAAGTLTSQYGPYTSTAGVVGSALAQFAQHWNRDLVYIARRTEKSLNGAAEATTAYVHGSQEQAANAQQEAAKEPAIDMPGAGEIGHRTEGR; this comes from the coding sequence GTGACGGGGTGGGACATCGACCCGGCCGGGGTGTCCGGCGTGTTGTCCAAGTCGGGCACCGCAGCGAAGGACATGTCGAAGGCGGGCGGCGCGATGCAGAAGGACCTGGAGTCCGCGTCCTCCGCCGCAGGAACGCTCACCAGCCAGTACGGCCCGTACACCAGCACCGCAGGTGTGGTCGGGTCAGCGCTGGCGCAGTTCGCACAGCACTGGAACCGGGACCTGGTCTACATCGCCCGGCGCACCGAGAAGTCATTGAACGGGGCGGCCGAGGCCACCACCGCCTATGTGCACGGTTCGCAGGAGCAGGCGGCCAACGCTCAGCAGGAGGCGGCCAAGGAGCCGGCGATCGACATGCCGGGAGCAGGCGAGATCGGGCATCGTACGGAGGGTCGGTAG